In Mauremys mutica isolate MM-2020 ecotype Southern chromosome 16, ASM2049712v1, whole genome shotgun sequence, one DNA window encodes the following:
- the VSIG10 gene encoding V-set and immunoglobulin domain-containing protein 10 isoform X2: protein MEEAWVWAQGLIAKTLIPQAEDRGSHPASCSVATWSAKLQPPPASGLGWQGSFWPGALGSTHALAVHGLAMGAPGHFPMRPLKAIGGGPSNVIVSISPAAPLPNGTVYVDKRNTVMFSCTSNSHPEPTMGWTFQPPSSAPETFTEVNGTSTVYTLQNLSLRFQGNYSCTARNPLSGRSQTSTKELLVYYSPPSVPRCWAQTAQVGLMLQLFCNWPGGYPHPVLQWTEEGRDLENSSWVVNATGTGDTHVETLSSSRLLHGKEFKCVGSHILKQGKAETTCTVQIKAPSLATEPLKTCFVGGTVSLTCQVMESNPPARISWLRNVSQPEVEIQPGGRYLVTQEGSVSNLTIQNCSHDADEGYYVCKAENPAGLKEAYVSLTVKKPVNIVGVVGAVVVLLLLGVLVISGIILYYNPLLCLKGSIFRNQDSDDVFVLVDSDGEGEEEEREEEEATGNSNVHQVTALVNGNSTQAGYGYHFTESDSSELHSELSTEEVEREERLTTQRQIFPFLAEMDGTVGGS, encoded by the exons ATGGAGGAGGCCTGGGTCTGGGCCCAGGGGCTCATTGCTAAGACCCTGATCCCGCAAGCTGAAGACCGAGGCTCCCATCCTGCAAGCTGTTCTGTGGCCACGTGGAGTGCCAAACTTCAGCCTCCtcctgcctcagggctgggctggcagggctctTTCTGGCCAGGTGCACTGGGAAGCACTCACGCCTTGGCTGTCCACGGCCTGGCCATGGGGGCTCCTGGCCACTTCCCCATGAGGCCTTTAAAAGCCATTGGAG GTGGCCCCAGCAATGTGATTGTCAGCATCTCCCCCGCCGCACCACTGCCCAATGGCACAGTGTATGTAGACAAACGCAACACTGTGATGTTCAGCTGCACCAGCAACTCCCATCCGGAGCCCACAATGGGGTGGACTTTCCAGCCGCCCAGTTCGGCCCCAGAAAcgtttactgaagtcaatggcacctCCACCGTCTACACCCTGCAAAATCTCTCCTTGCGCTTCCAGGGGAACTACTCATGCACAGCAAGGAACCCTCTCAGTGGCAGAAGTCAAACATCAACCAAGGAGCTCCTGGTCTACT ATTCCCCGCCGTCGGTCCCAAGGTGTTGGGCTCAGACTGCCCAAGTGGGGTTGATGCTGCAGTTGTTTTGTAACTGGCCCGGGGGATACCCGCACCCCGTCCTTCAGTGGACAGAAGAGGGGCGAGACCTGGAGAATTCGAGCTGGGTCGTTAATGCAACCGGCACCGGGGACACCCACGTGGAAACGCTGAGCAGTTCTCGCCTCCTCCACGGGAAGGAGTTCAAGTGTGTCGGGAGCCACATCCTAAAGCAAGGGAAAGCGGAGACGACCTGCACTGTGCAGATAA AGGCCCCTTCGCTGGCGACGGAGCCGCTGAAGACCTGCTTTGTGGGTGGCACCGTGTCCCTCACGTGCCAGGTGATGGAGAGCAACCCCCCTGCGAGAATCAGCTGGCTTCGGAATGTCTCCCAGCCAGAGGTGGAGATCCAGCCTGGTGGGAGGTACCTGGTCACCCAAGAGGGCAGCGTCTCCAATCTCACCATTCAGAACTGCTCCCACGACGCTGACGAAGGCTACTACGTCTGCAAAGCTGAGAACCCCGCGGGGCTGAAGGAAGCCTACGTGTCACTCACTGTGAAGA AGCCGGTGAATATAGTCGGGGTGGTGGGAGCAGTCgtggtcctgctgctgctgggagttCTGGTCATCTCCGGAATCATTTTGTACTACAACCCCCTCCTGTGCCTGAAAG GCAGCATATTCAG GAATCAAGACTCAGATGATGTATTCGTGCTGGTGGATTCAGatggagaaggggaggaggaggagagggaggaagaagaggCGACTGGCAACTCCAATGTACATCAAGTGACGGCCCTGGTGAACGGGAACAGCACCCAGGCTGGCTATGGCTACCATTTTACTGAGA GTGACAGCAGTGAGCTGCACAGTGAGCTCTCAACAGAGGAagtggagagagaagagaggCTAACTACGCAGAGGCAAATTTTCCCTTTTCTTGCTGAAATGGATGGAACTGTGGGTGGAAGTTAA
- the WSB2 gene encoding WD repeat and SOCS box-containing protein 2 isoform X1 translates to MEAPPAGSAAQEAEDEPLLLAELKPGRPQQYDWKASCETWSVAFSPDGTWFAWSQGHCIVKLIPWPLEEAELSCKASERKNRGIKADVRGGGGAKEKTLECGQIVWGLAFSPWPPPGTKERDGLPAPGRSCLILATGLNDGQIKVWEVQTGRLLFSLSGHLDVVRDLSFAPNGSLILVSASRDKTLRIWDLSRDGASKQVQVLSGHTQWVYCCSISPDCSMLCSAAGEKSAFLWSMRSYTLIRKLEGHQSSVVSCDFSPDSALLVTASYDTCVIMWDPYTGEQLRTLRHVPLPPALDYGGDIHASSLRSVCFSPEGLYLATVADDRLLRIWDLELRTPVAFAPMTNGLCCVYFPHGGFIATGTRDGHVQFWSAPKVLSSLKHSCRKALRTFLTTYQVLALPIPKKMKEFLTYRTF, encoded by the exons atGGAGGCGCCGCCCGCAGGCTCCGCGGCGCAGGAGGCGGAAG ACGAGCCTCTCCTGCTGGCGGAGCTGAAGCCAGGGCGACCGCAGCAGTACGACTGGAAGGCGAGCTGCGAGACGTGGAGCGTTGCATTTTCCCCAGACGGCACCTGGTTCGCCTGGTCTCAGGGTCACTGTATCGTCAAGCTGATCCCCTGGCCCTTGGAGGAAGCTGAGCT AAGCTGCAAAGCCTCTGAACGCAAGAACCGCGGCATCAAAGCCGACGTGAGAGGCGGCGGGGGCGCGAAGGAGAAGACGCTGGAATGTGGCCAGATCGTGTGGGGGCTGGCGTTCAGCCCCTGGCCGCCGCCTGGCACCAAGGAGCGGGACGGCCTGCCGGCTCCGGGTCGGTCCTGTCTGATCCTTGCCACGGGACTCAATGACGGGCAGATTAAAGTCTGGGAGGTGCAGACag GGCGTTTGCTTTTCAGTCTCTCTGGGCACCTGGATGTCGTGAGGGACCTGAGCTTCGCTCCCAACGGAAGCCTGATTCTAGTCTCTGCATCCCGGGACAAGACCCTCCGCATCTGGGACCTGAGCAGAGATGGTGCGA GTAAGCAGGTCCAGGTGCTGTCTGGCCACACGCAGTGGGTGTACTGCTGCTCCATCTCCCCTGATTGCAGCATGCTGTGCTCTGCGGCTGGAGAGAAATCG GCCTTCCTGTGGAGCATGCGCTCCTACACCCTCATCAGGAAGCTGGAAGGGCACCAGAGCAGCGTGGTGTCATGCGACTTCTCACCAGACTCTGCCCTGCTGGTCACGGCCTCCTACGACACCTGCGTGATCATGTGGGACCCCTACACAGGGGAGCAGCTGAGAACGCTTCG CCACGTTCCGCTGCCCCCAGCGTTGGACTATGGCGGTGACATCCATGCCAGCTCCCTGAGGTCCGTGTGCTTCTCTCCGGAAGGCTTGTATCTTGCTACAGTGGCAGATGACAG ACTCCTGCGGATCTGGGATTTGGAACTAAGAACTCCAGTGGCATTTGCACCTATGACCAATGGCCTGTGCTGCGTCTACTTCCCACATGGTGGATTTATTGCCACAGG GACGAGAGATGGCCACGTCCAGTTCTGGAGTGCCCCCAAGGTCCTCTCATCACTTAAGCACTCATGCCGTAAAGCTCTCCGCACCTTCCTAACAACGTACCAGGTCTTAGCACTACCCATTCCCAAGAAAATGAAAGAGTTCCTCACTTACAGGACTTTTTAA
- the WSB2 gene encoding WD repeat and SOCS box-containing protein 2 isoform X2 — translation MEAPPAGSAAQEAEDEPLLLAELKPGRPQQYDWKASCETWSVAFSPDGTWFAWSQGHCIVKLIPWPLEEAELSCKASERKNRGIKADVRGGGGAKEKTLECGQIVWGLAFSPWPPPGTKERDGLPAPGRSCLILATGLNDGQIKVWEVQTGRLLFSLSGHLDVVRDLSFAPNGSLILVSASRDKTLRIWDLSRDGKQVQVLSGHTQWVYCCSISPDCSMLCSAAGEKSAFLWSMRSYTLIRKLEGHQSSVVSCDFSPDSALLVTASYDTCVIMWDPYTGEQLRTLRHVPLPPALDYGGDIHASSLRSVCFSPEGLYLATVADDRLLRIWDLELRTPVAFAPMTNGLCCVYFPHGGFIATGTRDGHVQFWSAPKVLSSLKHSCRKALRTFLTTYQVLALPIPKKMKEFLTYRTF, via the exons atGGAGGCGCCGCCCGCAGGCTCCGCGGCGCAGGAGGCGGAAG ACGAGCCTCTCCTGCTGGCGGAGCTGAAGCCAGGGCGACCGCAGCAGTACGACTGGAAGGCGAGCTGCGAGACGTGGAGCGTTGCATTTTCCCCAGACGGCACCTGGTTCGCCTGGTCTCAGGGTCACTGTATCGTCAAGCTGATCCCCTGGCCCTTGGAGGAAGCTGAGCT AAGCTGCAAAGCCTCTGAACGCAAGAACCGCGGCATCAAAGCCGACGTGAGAGGCGGCGGGGGCGCGAAGGAGAAGACGCTGGAATGTGGCCAGATCGTGTGGGGGCTGGCGTTCAGCCCCTGGCCGCCGCCTGGCACCAAGGAGCGGGACGGCCTGCCGGCTCCGGGTCGGTCCTGTCTGATCCTTGCCACGGGACTCAATGACGGGCAGATTAAAGTCTGGGAGGTGCAGACag GGCGTTTGCTTTTCAGTCTCTCTGGGCACCTGGATGTCGTGAGGGACCTGAGCTTCGCTCCCAACGGAAGCCTGATTCTAGTCTCTGCATCCCGGGACAAGACCCTCCGCATCTGGGACCTGAGCAGAGATG GTAAGCAGGTCCAGGTGCTGTCTGGCCACACGCAGTGGGTGTACTGCTGCTCCATCTCCCCTGATTGCAGCATGCTGTGCTCTGCGGCTGGAGAGAAATCG GCCTTCCTGTGGAGCATGCGCTCCTACACCCTCATCAGGAAGCTGGAAGGGCACCAGAGCAGCGTGGTGTCATGCGACTTCTCACCAGACTCTGCCCTGCTGGTCACGGCCTCCTACGACACCTGCGTGATCATGTGGGACCCCTACACAGGGGAGCAGCTGAGAACGCTTCG CCACGTTCCGCTGCCCCCAGCGTTGGACTATGGCGGTGACATCCATGCCAGCTCCCTGAGGTCCGTGTGCTTCTCTCCGGAAGGCTTGTATCTTGCTACAGTGGCAGATGACAG ACTCCTGCGGATCTGGGATTTGGAACTAAGAACTCCAGTGGCATTTGCACCTATGACCAATGGCCTGTGCTGCGTCTACTTCCCACATGGTGGATTTATTGCCACAGG GACGAGAGATGGCCACGTCCAGTTCTGGAGTGCCCCCAAGGTCCTCTCATCACTTAAGCACTCATGCCGTAAAGCTCTCCGCACCTTCCTAACAACGTACCAGGTCTTAGCACTACCCATTCCCAAGAAAATGAAAGAGTTCCTCACTTACAGGACTTTTTAA